In Lewinella sp. 4G2, the sequence TCCCGGGCTATCATGGTGATCCCTCCGGGATCGTGCTTCTTTCTAGAACATCCAGCGGCGGAAGGCTTCGATGGCTTCGTATTCCGTTAGGCCTAATTGGTTGTAGGTCTGGGCGGTGTGGCGGTTGCGGGCTTCGGCGCGTTGCCAAAATTCGCGTTCGTCGTCGCCCTGGAACATGACGCCGTCTTTTTGGGATTGGTGGAAGAAAATGGCCTGGCGCTTCTTCTCCACCTCCTGGGGGGAGAGGGGGATGGCCATCTGGATCTCGTGGATCGGCCACTCCTGCCAGGCGCCGCGGTAGAGCCAGAGGTAGGTATCCGCAATGGCCGGGTCTCCCTTTAATTGGTGGAGGGCTTCGAAAACGATATCGAGGCAAACCTTGTGGGTGCCGTGGGGATCCGCCAGGTCGCCCGCGGCGAAGATCTGGTGGGGGCGGACTTGTTCGATGAGGGCTTTCGTGATGTCCACGTCCGCCTGGGTGGGTGGGTTCTTTTTGCTCTTGCCCGTCTCGTAGAAGGGGAGATCGAGGAAGTGAATGTGGTCATCCCGCAAGCCTACGTAACGAGCGCCGGCGGTGGCTTCCCCCCGGCGGATGAGGCCCTTGATCTTGCGGACGTCCTTCGGAACAACGTCCGCGGCGGGGTCCGGGTGGCGGAGGCGTTCGATGCTCGTGGCTAACTCCTTGTTTTCGACGCCGGTGGTGCCGTTGATGTCCGCCGCAAACTCGGCGAAGCGGAGGGCATCCGCGTCGGAAACGGCGATGTTGCCACTCGTTTGGTAGGCGACGTGGACGTCGTGGCCCTGCTCCACCAACCGCAGGAAGGTGCCGCCCATGCTGATCACGTCGTCGTCCGGGTGGGGGCTGAAGAGGATGACCCGTTTTATGGCTGGTTCGGCACGTTCCGGTCGGTCGTCATCGGGCACATTGGGTTTGCCGCCGGGCCAGCCGGTGATCGTCCGCTGCAGGATGTTGAACATGTGGATGTTCTGGGTGTAGGCGCTCTCCCCAAGGGCGAGCAGGTCGGACATCCCGTTGTTATTGTAGTCCCGTTCCGTCAGTTTGAGGATGGGTTTGCCCACCTTCCCGCTCAGCCAGATGATGGCCTTGCGGCGCAGGTCGGGCGTCCAGCTACACGGGCCCACCAGCCAGGGCGTGGCGAACCGACGAAGTTCGGAGGCGGCCTCCTCGTCGAGCAGCACCGTGAGGTTATCGTGGTCCTGCAAGTAGGAGGCGGGCAGGGTGGACGTGCGTTCGCCCTCCACGGCCTTTTGCACCACTTCGGCCTTCTTGTGGCCCCAGGCGACGAGCACGACGCGGCCGGCCCGGCGGATGGTATCGATCCCCATCGTGATGGCGCGGGTCGGCACGTTGTTGATGCCCTGGAAGTCAGGGGCGGCGTCCACCCGCGTCAGGTGGTCCAGCGTTATCAGGCGGGTGAGGCTGCGGGAGTTGGACCCCGGCTCGTTGAAGCCGATGTGCCCCGTACGGCCGATGCCCAGTAGCTGAAAATCGAGGCCGCCGAAGCGTTCAATCTTCTCCTCGTAGGCCACGCAATGCTGGTACACTTCTTCGAGGGGGATATTTCCATCGGGCAGATTGATGTTTTCGGCCGGAATGTCCACGTGGCTGAACAGGTGCTCGTGCATGAAGTACCAGTAGGAGCGGGTGCTGCTGCGCTCCATCGGGAAGTATTCGTCGAGATTGAAGGTGACGACGTTGGCGAAGCTCAGGCCTTCCTCGCGGTGCATCCGCACGAGTTCCTCGTAGATCTTGATGGGCGAAGAGCCAGTGGCCAGGCCGAGCACGCAGCGCTTTTTCTGGTAGGCCCGGGCGCGGATCAGGTCCGCGATCTCGTGGGCCACGGCGACGGAAGCTTCCGCGGCGTGCTTGAACACTTCCACGTGCATTTTTTCGTAGCGGGTGGCGTCCGTACGGCCCACGTGGCGGTAGGAAATATCGGCCTTGGCGGTGTCGTGAACGGCGAGGATGTCTAACATGTGTGGTGATGATGATCGAAATAAGAAATAAGTGCCTAAATCTAGGGATTAAAATGGTTTGTGGTTGAGAATAGACTGGTATTTGACCGCACGCTCGCAGGACGATTCTATTTCCGCTGCGCTCCAATAGAATCGACGCTACGAGGAGCTATGATAGAAATGGTGTATAGGCTTCGTCCGACGCAGGAGGACCTCACAATACCGAGACCTAATTGACGTACCTTACGCGACTAAATTAGCCCCCCGCGCATGCTCCCCCTCGACCGTGATCTCGTTTTTTTTGACCTCGAAGCCACCGGCCTCAACCTGACGCAGGACCGCATCGTCCAGATCGCCCTGATCAAACTGCGGGCGGACGGCGGGCCGAACGAGGAGTTGGAGATGAAGTTCAACCCCGGCATCCCGATTAGCGCCGAGGCCAGCGAGGTGCACGGGCTCTACGCCGAGGATTTGAAGGACGCCCCCGCCTTCTCCGACGTAGCTAAACGCATCTACGATTTCATCGGCGACGCCGACCTGGGTGGCTACAATTCCAACCGCTACGACGTGCCCCTGCTGCAGGAGGAATTTTACCGCGCCGGCATTTACCTTAATACCAGTACCCGCCGTTTGATCGACGCCCAGACCATCTTTTACCGGATGGAACCGCGCACGCTTTCCGCGGCCCTCAAGTTTTACGCCAACAAGGAAATGGAGAACGCTCACGATGCCCTCGCCGACGTACGCGCCACCGTAGACGTGTTCAAAGGGCAATTAGGCGCTTACGCAGGTGCCAAGGTGGAGGGGGAGGGACAAGACCCCATTTATCCCTTCGAGACCATGGACTCCGTGGCCGCCTTCTGCCGGGATGAACGGTACTTGGACGCCACCCGCCGCCTGAAAAAAGGACCGGACGGGACGCCCCAGTTCAATTTTGGCAAGTACAGTGGCCAGGCCGTCAGCGCCGTCTTCGCCAAAGACCCGAACTACCTCAAGTGGATCCTCAGCAAGGATTTCACGACGGAGGTAAAAGCACTGGTGAAAGCGATCGATGATGCGCGGCGGGGGTAGGTTGAACTTGAACAAACTCCGTTGCAATCCTTTCCTACAACCAGCCGAATGGCCATTTAAAAACCGCAGGGCTAACCCTTGGATAGCCTGCTGACCACAGACGAAAATGCCCACCCCCGCCTACATCTACGATGCCCTGCGCAGCCCCCGCGGCCGCGCCCACGGTACCCACGACCTCTACGAAGTCAAACCCATCGATTTGCTGAGCCAGTGCCTGCGGGCCTTTCAGCGGCGGACGGGGCTGGACGACCTGCCCGCCAGCATCGACGACCTCATCATCGGGGTGAATACGCCGGCCGGGGACCAGGGCTACAACATCGCCCGGGCCGCACTGCTGAACGCCGGCTGGGCCAACGCGCGGGGTGGGTTGCAGATCAACCGTTTCAATACGTCCGGGCTGGAGGCCATCAACCTGGCCGCGGCGCGCATCAACGCCGGGTACGGGAAGGTGATGATTGCCGGGGGCATCGAGTGCATGAGCCGGGTGCCTACCTACCTCAATGGCGGGCCGATGATGAATGACCCGTCCACGGTCATCAACAGCCACTACATTCCGCAGGGGGTAGCGGCGGACCTGGTGGCCAGTCGCCACGGCCTCTCGCGGGAGGACCTGGACGCCTACGCCATCGAAAGCCACCAAAAGGCCGCCGCCGCCGCGGAAGCCGGGCACTTCGCCAAGTCCATCGAAACCATCACGGACGCCAACGGGATGGTCATCCTCGACCACGACAGTAACATCCAGCCCGCTATTTCAAAAGAGGATCTGGAGGGGCTCTCCCCCCGCTTCGCCGAGATGGGGCTGGCCGGCTTCGATGAGATGGCCCTGCACCGCTTCCCCCTCGTGGACCACGTGGACCACCTCCACACCACGGGCAACACCAGTAAGGCCGCCGACGGCTGCGCGTTGGCTTTGCTGGGGGACATGGCCTTCGGGGAACGCCTCGGTATTGCGCCCCGGGCCCGGATCCGCGCCGTGGCGATGTCGGCCGTGGACGCTACCCTGCTTTCCGGTGGGGTGAACGCTTCGGACCTGGCCCTCGAACAAGCCGGGCTGGAGTACGGGGATATCGACCTCTGGGAATTCAACGAATCCTTCGCCGCTCCGGCCATCCGGTTCCGGGAGGACCTGAAGATCGATCCCGACCGCTTCAACGTTCTCGGGGGCGCTATCGCGCTCGGGGAACCCCTCGGTGCCGTGGGAGGGATGATGCTCTGCCACCTCCTCACCGAGCTGGAAAGACAGGACCTCACGATCGGTAGCCTTACCATTGACGCGGGGGCCGGCCTGGCCGTTTCCACCATCATTGAACGGGTGTAAACGCTGCCGCCCCTACCAATTGGCTCTCGCCTATTGACATCCATAATCTTTAATTCCAGTCCCCACCCGCCAAGATGATTGAATACCGTAAGGACACCGACGATATTGTAACGCTGATCCTGGACATGTCCGGCCGCCAGAGCAATTTGCTCAACCACGAGTTGGTCAGTGCCTTTAAGCCCGTGATCGCTCACCTGCAATCCGAAAAAAAGGCCAACCGCTTGCGCGGGATCATTATCACCTCCGGCAAAAAGGATTTCCTCCGCCAGGGCGACCTGGATTACCTCCGCCAGCTGAAGGACCCGGAGGTCGCCTTCCGCCACGCCCAGGACCTGAAGAATTTCCTCCGCGACCTGGAGGTGCCCGGCGTACCCGTCGTGGCCGCTATCAACGGTGACGCGCTGGGGACGGGTTTTGAGCTCGCCCTCGCCTGCCACCACCGCATCGCTTTGGCCGACCCGAAGATCCGCCTTGGCCATCCGGAAGTGAAAATCGGTTTGATCCCCAGCGGTGGGGCCGTCATCCGATTACTCTGGCTGCTCGGCATTGAGCGGGCCTACCCGCTGCTGATGGAGGGACGGCGCTACAGCCCCCAGGAAGCCATCAAGGTGGGCATCGTGGACGCGCTGGCGGATTCCCCGGCGGAGCTGATCTCCCGGGCTAAAAAATGGTTGCTGGGCAATCCCGATTCCCGGCGGCCGTGGGACGTCATTGACGGAGAGATCCCCGGCGGCACGGCGGCGGAACCCAACCTGGGCCACCGCATCCGCCTCCTCACCGCCCGTTTATCGGCGGACACCTACGACCTCTACCCCGCCGCCCGGGCCATCATCGACCTGCTAGCCGAGGGCTCCAAATTAGACTTCGAAACCGCCAGCCGGCTAGACAGTCGGTACTACGCGCAGATCGTCACCGGAGAGGTGAGTAAGAATATGATCTCCACATTCTGGTTCGATAAGCAAGCCATCCGCGCGGGCCTCGGCCGGCCGAAGGGGTACGGGAAGTTCCGCCCCCGCCGCGTCGGCATCATCGGTGCCGGGCAGATGGGTTCCGGGATCGCCTTCCTCTGCCTCCGCAACGGTCTGGAAGTGGTACTAAAGGACGTCAGCCAACCCATCGCCGACCGGGGGCGGGACTTTGTCGCCGCTAAGATCGACGAGTACATCGAGCGGGGCACCTTCCAGCCAGAAGAACGGGAGGAACTCCTGGGCCGCATCACGACGACGGACAAGAGCGCCGACTTCGAACGCTGCGACATCGTAGTGGAGGCCGTCTTCGAAAACAAGAGCATCAAACAAAAGGTGACCCAGGAGGCGGAAGCTCACCTGGACGAGTACGCCGTCTTCGCCACCAATACGATTTCCATCCCCATCACCGAACTGGGGCAGAACAGTTTGCGGCCGGAGAACTACATCGGGATCCACTTTTTCCAGCCGGCCGAAAAGACCAATGTAGTGGAGGTCGTCCGGGGAGACCATACCAGTGAAGAAACGGTAGCGCGGGCCTTCGACTTCGCGACGTCCATCCGTAAACTTCCCCTGATCGTGGCCGACACTTGGGGATTCCTGGCCGCGCGCGTTCGGAATACTTACATCCTCGAGGGCGTCACGATGCTCAACGAGGGGTACCCGGCAGCGCTCATCGAAAATATGGGGCGGCAGGCCGGCATGAAGATCGGTCCGTTAGCTCTTGCGGATGAGTTGGGCCTCGATCTCGTCCTACGTTACGAAAGTCAAGCTTCCGAGCACTACGGCGACAAGTACCAGCAGCACCCCGCCGTCCCCGCCCTCCGCAAGATGTTGGAGGACATCAGACGCGGTGGTCGGCAGAAGCGGGCCGGCTTTTACGACTACGACCCAGCCGGTCGCGGCCGCCTCTGGATGGGCGTAGCCGAGCACTTCCCCGTCACCAAAGAAGATTACGACCGGCGGCGCATGCGCGACCGTTTCCTCTTCTGCCAGGTCATCGAATCCGGCTGGTGCCTCCAGGAAAAGGTCATCACTGAGCCCGCCGCGGCTAACCTCGGCAGCGTCTACGGCTGGGGCTTCCCCAAATACACCGGCGGCGTCCTCCGCTACGTAGAATCCTACGGCAAGGAGGCCTTCATCGCGCGTTGCGGGGAATTGAAGGAACGCTATGGTCAGCGCTTCACGGTACCTAAGTATTTGCGGGAGTTGGAGGGGTAGGTTTATACCGGTATACATGACGTTGTGTATTCCTCTCCCCCGGCCCCTTTCGCTTTGCGGCTACTACGTGGTCCAAAGGAGAGGGGAGACGTGATAGGCGTTTCATGCATAGCAGTACAGGGGTAGATTGATAAATTCAAGGAAAGAATTACCCTCCCGAACGAGTAAACGCCTGTCCTAAACCAAATACGTTGACACCAATGCATCGAAATGTCAACAAAAAATCGGAAGATCCGTCCCACCAAGCGCTACGGCGAGTGCTTCAAACGAGCCCGCGTCAAAGATTTTGAGGAGGGCACCTTTAGTGTCAAGCAAATGGTCCAGCTTTACGGCGTATCTTATCAAACGATCTACAACTGGATCGCTAAATACAGTAGCATGGCCAAGAAGAATGCCGTTATCGTCGAAGTCCCCAATAGTCAAACTGCTAAGCTTGCAGAACTGCAACGTCAGCTCGCCGAACAGCAAGCCCTCCTCGGTCGGATGGCCATTCAACTTGACCACAAAACGAGAATGCTGGCCATTTACGAAGAGGAGATGCCGGAGTTCAAAAAAAAAGCTGCTTCCACACTGCGCTCAGCCGACTCTTCGAGCAAAAAGAAGAGCCAATGACGAAGCAAACGATCTATTTAGCCTTGGGCGTTAGTCGACAAGCTCACGCTGCTTTTTGGAAGCGCCGAGCTAAGTACGAGGATGCCATGAACGGAGCTGAGTCTCAGTTAAAACTGTTGCGCAGAGAACACCCCGGCCTGGGCCTACAGAAAGCCTGGAGTATGCTACGGCCGCGGCATATCTCGCGCAACGCATTCTGCCGTGAGATGACCCGGCGTGGCTATGCCCTAGTCCGTAAACGCAACTACGTGCGGGTAACCCGATCGGGGTCCTATCGCTATCCTAATTTAGTTAAAGAACTGATTATCAATGGGGTTAACCAAGTATGGCAGAGCGATACGACGTACTATCGCATCAACAATAGCTTTTACTACATCACCTTCATCATTGACGTTTATAGCCGTCAGATCGTAGGTGTCCATACGAGTAAACACCTACTGGCAACGGCAAACATCGCTGCCTTGGAAAGCGCTTTTCGCCAGTGTGGTCAGTCAGATCTACAGGGTCTCATCTTCCACAGCGATGGTGGTTCGCAGTATCGTAGTCGTCAGTTCGTCGAACGACTGCGTAGCAGAGGCATCTCAAGTAGTATGTGCGACGTAGCGCTGGACAATGCTTACGCTGAACGCCTCAACGGTGTGATCAAACAAGAGTACCTCGACCACTGGCAACCCAAAGACTTTGACCAGCTAAAGCGCCTGGTAAACAGAGCCGTGAAGCACTATAATACCAAACGGATCCACGGAAGGTTGCCGTTGCGAAGCAGTCCCAAAGCCTTTGTGGCCGGCTGGCGATCGGATCAGCCAGGCTACCGCTATGCGCTCTTGATCA encodes:
- a CDS encoding 3-hydroxyacyl-CoA dehydrogenase NAD-binding domain-containing protein; amino-acid sequence: MIEYRKDTDDIVTLILDMSGRQSNLLNHELVSAFKPVIAHLQSEKKANRLRGIIITSGKKDFLRQGDLDYLRQLKDPEVAFRHAQDLKNFLRDLEVPGVPVVAAINGDALGTGFELALACHHRIALADPKIRLGHPEVKIGLIPSGGAVIRLLWLLGIERAYPLLMEGRRYSPQEAIKVGIVDALADSPAELISRAKKWLLGNPDSRRPWDVIDGEIPGGTAAEPNLGHRIRLLTARLSADTYDLYPAARAIIDLLAEGSKLDFETASRLDSRYYAQIVTGEVSKNMISTFWFDKQAIRAGLGRPKGYGKFRPRRVGIIGAGQMGSGIAFLCLRNGLEVVLKDVSQPIADRGRDFVAAKIDEYIERGTFQPEEREELLGRITTTDKSADFERCDIVVEAVFENKSIKQKVTQEAEAHLDEYAVFATNTISIPITELGQNSLRPENYIGIHFFQPAEKTNVVEVVRGDHTSEETVARAFDFATSIRKLPLIVADTWGFLAARVRNTYILEGVTMLNEGYPAALIENMGRQAGMKIGPLALADELGLDLVLRYESQASEHYGDKYQQHPAVPALRKMLEDIRRGGRQKRAGFYDYDPAGRGRLWMGVAEHFPVTKEDYDRRRMRDRFLFCQVIESGWCLQEKVITEPAAANLGSVYGWGFPKYTGGVLRYVESYGKEAFIARCGELKERYGQRFTVPKYLRELEG
- the nagB gene encoding glucosamine-6-phosphate deaminase: MLDILAVHDTAKADISYRHVGRTDATRYEKMHVEVFKHAAEASVAVAHEIADLIRARAYQKKRCVLGLATGSSPIKIYEELVRMHREEGLSFANVVTFNLDEYFPMERSSTRSYWYFMHEHLFSHVDIPAENINLPDGNIPLEEVYQHCVAYEEKIERFGGLDFQLLGIGRTGHIGFNEPGSNSRSLTRLITLDHLTRVDAAPDFQGINNVPTRAITMGIDTIRRAGRVVLVAWGHKKAEVVQKAVEGERTSTLPASYLQDHDNLTVLLDEEAASELRRFATPWLVGPCSWTPDLRRKAIIWLSGKVGKPILKLTERDYNNNGMSDLLALGESAYTQNIHMFNILQRTITGWPGGKPNVPDDDRPERAEPAIKRVILFSPHPDDDVISMGGTFLRLVEQGHDVHVAYQTSGNIAVSDADALRFAEFAADINGTTGVENKELATSIERLRHPDPAADVVPKDVRKIKGLIRRGEATAGARYVGLRDDHIHFLDLPFYETGKSKKNPPTQADVDITKALIEQVRPHQIFAAGDLADPHGTHKVCLDIVFEALHQLKGDPAIADTYLWLYRGAWQEWPIHEIQMAIPLSPQEVEKKRQAIFFHQSQKDGVMFQGDDEREFWQRAEARNRHTAQTYNQLGLTEYEAIEAFRRWMF
- a CDS encoding IS3 family transposase → MTKQTIYLALGVSRQAHAAFWKRRAKYEDAMNGAESQLKLLRREHPGLGLQKAWSMLRPRHISRNAFCREMTRRGYALVRKRNYVRVTRSGSYRYPNLVKELIINGVNQVWQSDTTYYRINNSFYYITFIIDVYSRQIVGVHTSKHLLATANIAALESAFRQCGQSDLQGLIFHSDGGSQYRSRQFVERLRSRGISSSMCDVALDNAYAERLNGVIKQEYLDHWQPKDFDQLKRLVNRAVKHYNTKRIHGRLPLRSSPKAFVAGWRSDQPGYRYALLIKDGQGVNEDLCPTVVKYLPTPGKYAREGRGQILPAGVKYLTEEKFKTRRA
- a CDS encoding transposase produces the protein MSTKNRKIRPTKRYGECFKRARVKDFEEGTFSVKQMVQLYGVSYQTIYNWIAKYSSMAKKNAVIVEVPNSQTAKLAELQRQLAEQQALLGRMAIQLDHKTRMLAIYEEEMPEFKKKAASTLRSADSSSKKKSQ
- a CDS encoding 3'-5' exonuclease, with amino-acid sequence MLPLDRDLVFFDLEATGLNLTQDRIVQIALIKLRADGGPNEELEMKFNPGIPISAEASEVHGLYAEDLKDAPAFSDVAKRIYDFIGDADLGGYNSNRYDVPLLQEEFYRAGIYLNTSTRRLIDAQTIFYRMEPRTLSAALKFYANKEMENAHDALADVRATVDVFKGQLGAYAGAKVEGEGQDPIYPFETMDSVAAFCRDERYLDATRRLKKGPDGTPQFNFGKYSGQAVSAVFAKDPNYLKWILSKDFTTEVKALVKAIDDARRG
- a CDS encoding acetyl-CoA C-acyltransferase, whose protein sequence is MPTPAYIYDALRSPRGRAHGTHDLYEVKPIDLLSQCLRAFQRRTGLDDLPASIDDLIIGVNTPAGDQGYNIARAALLNAGWANARGGLQINRFNTSGLEAINLAAARINAGYGKVMIAGGIECMSRVPTYLNGGPMMNDPSTVINSHYIPQGVAADLVASRHGLSREDLDAYAIESHQKAAAAAEAGHFAKSIETITDANGMVILDHDSNIQPAISKEDLEGLSPRFAEMGLAGFDEMALHRFPLVDHVDHLHTTGNTSKAADGCALALLGDMAFGERLGIAPRARIRAVAMSAVDATLLSGGVNASDLALEQAGLEYGDIDLWEFNESFAAPAIRFREDLKIDPDRFNVLGGAIALGEPLGAVGGMMLCHLLTELERQDLTIGSLTIDAGAGLAVSTIIERV